Part of the Paenibacillus guangzhouensis genome is shown below.
GGATGAAGTGTTAATTGATTTGACTGGCAAAAAAGCAGGGCGCGGCGCATATTTGTGCGGTAAGCTGTCCTGTTTCAAGCTAGCTCATAAGAGCAAGGCGTTGGACCGTGCATTGAAGCATCAGGTACAGCCTGAAATATACAACCAACTGGAGCAGGACTTTATTCGCGTGGAAGATGAATTCATTGCGAATAAGGAGCGGGCGGAGGATGAAGATGA
Proteins encoded:
- the rnpM gene encoding RNase P modulator RnpM yields the protein MRPRKVPLRKCVACQQMMPKKELIRVVKTPQDEVLIDLTGKKAGRGAYLCGKLSCFKLAHKSKALDRALKHQVQPEIYNQLEQDFIRVEDEFIANKERAEDEDE